From the genome of Pukyongia salina, one region includes:
- a CDS encoding T9SS type A sorting domain-containing protein: protein MKLKNYLSLIGFGFVAFWAQCQEIETSEVIEVRSPDGFFVTAPMTSYPQVDPRTVQKREVPRNGLSKKALKKQEFNQTIAPSSTTEDPIAQTAPATRLGNPPIVNFDGINIDISPPDPTAAVGPDHVVQMTNGLWSVWDKNGVQEPGFPKDINDPLGGVVAGDPIVLYDREADRWFISQFQLPGSNQFKIAVSTTSDPTGSYSVYSYDVPENDYPHYSIYGNSYIVTGNFNPTESGRFYAFNRQKMIDGDPTAEIATLTLPNYIGSGGFQAPQPAHSEGAGIAAGPAPIVWFQDDAWTGVANDHIKVWDLSIDWNNPGGAVVSAPQEIMVSAFDSFLDGTGGDPFAVLEQPGTAQRIDAIVFAIYFQTHRYDFGTHESLLLNFPVEITDGSQISGIRWIELRRPTPSDPWSLYQEGTYQDAGGESVFLSGMAMDQEGNIAMGYTKTGATTFPSLYYTGRLASDPLGTMTLAEELIVAGTTSVTSNSRYGDYSQLSRDPNNDLVFWFTAEYSGEPRKTRIASFKISSTLSADELDLDKSELIVTSSDQENFEITLFNNTTRDILRLSVYDALGNRVIYEQIEKSTPSYYRTNIDMSAKASGVYIVELGNAKTKVNSKIIVR, encoded by the coding sequence ATGAAATTAAAGAATTACTTGTCCTTAATAGGATTTGGTTTTGTTGCTTTTTGGGCACAATGCCAGGAAATAGAAACGAGTGAGGTGATAGAGGTGAGATCACCAGATGGTTTTTTTGTAACAGCGCCGATGACCTCATATCCTCAGGTTGATCCGAGAACCGTTCAGAAACGAGAAGTTCCTAGAAACGGTTTAAGCAAAAAGGCTCTGAAGAAACAGGAATTTAATCAAACTATAGCCCCGAGTTCAACTACCGAAGATCCAATAGCTCAAACCGCTCCGGCAACTCGATTAGGAAACCCTCCAATTGTGAATTTCGATGGAATTAATATAGATATAAGTCCGCCGGACCCAACCGCAGCTGTAGGGCCAGATCATGTGGTTCAAATGACTAACGGGTTGTGGAGCGTTTGGGATAAGAACGGTGTTCAGGAGCCGGGATTCCCGAAAGACATAAATGACCCTCTTGGAGGTGTTGTAGCTGGTGATCCAATCGTGCTATACGACAGGGAGGCCGATCGTTGGTTTATTTCACAATTTCAGTTACCGGGAAGTAATCAATTTAAAATAGCAGTTTCCACAACTTCCGATCCCACAGGATCATATTCAGTATACAGCTATGATGTGCCGGAAAACGACTATCCTCATTATAGTATTTATGGAAATAGCTACATAGTTACCGGGAATTTTAACCCTACAGAATCCGGACGATTTTACGCGTTTAACCGTCAGAAAATGATCGATGGTGACCCTACAGCCGAAATTGCAACCTTAACTCTTCCAAATTACATTGGTAGCGGAGGTTTCCAGGCGCCGCAACCTGCTCACTCGGAAGGTGCAGGAATTGCAGCAGGACCTGCTCCCATAGTTTGGTTTCAGGATGATGCTTGGACCGGAGTAGCGAACGACCACATTAAAGTATGGGATCTTAGCATAGATTGGAATAATCCCGGAGGGGCTGTAGTATCTGCACCTCAGGAGATCATGGTCTCTGCTTTCGATTCGTTCCTGGATGGAACAGGAGGGGACCCATTTGCAGTCCTGGAACAACCTGGAACCGCACAGCGAATAGATGCAATAGTATTCGCCATATATTTCCAAACGCATCGCTACGACTTTGGAACACACGAATCACTACTGTTAAACTTTCCGGTGGAAATCACAGATGGATCTCAGATCAGCGGGATTCGATGGATAGAACTAAGAAGACCAACTCCATCAGATCCATGGTCTTTATACCAGGAAGGTACCTATCAGGATGCAGGAGGTGAAAGTGTATTCTTATCCGGGATGGCTATGGACCAGGAAGGGAATATAGCTATGGGCTATACCAAGACCGGTGCTACAACATTTCCTTCATTATACTATACAGGCAGATTGGCTTCAGACCCTCTTGGAACTATGACGCTGGCCGAAGAACTTATAGTGGCCGGTACAACTTCTGTAACATCTAATTCCAGATATGGAGACTATTCTCAACTTAGCCGCGATCCCAACAATGATCTGGTTTTCTGGTTTACCGCAGAATATTCGGGAGAGCCTAGAAAGACAAGGATCGCTTCTTTCAAGATTTCGTCAACATTGTCGGCCGATGAATTAGACCTGGACAAGTCTGAACTAATAGTGACCTCCTCCGATCAGGAAAATTTTGAGATCACCTTGTTCAACAATACCACGAGGGACATTTTAAGATTATCTGTGTACGATGCTTTGGGTAACCGTGTAATTTACGAGCAAATTGAGAAATCTACACCGTCTTATTACCGTACAAATATCGATATGTCTGCAAAAGCTTCAGGTGTTTATATTGTTGAGCTTGGTAACGCCAAGACGAAAGTTAACTCTAAGATCATAGTTCGATAA